From the genome of Pectobacterium atrosepticum:
ATAACTTGCCCCATGTGTTGGAAGGCCACTGTAACGGGAGCCAGCGCCTCGAAGGCGGCAAGCGAAGCGAACACGAAGAGGGCGATCAATGCTCCGGGCTGTGGGTTACCGCCAACGCCATCGGCAGCCAGCCACAGAATCAGGGTAACGGTAAGCCCACTGCATAAAATCATCACAGCCTGAGACAGACCGGTAAGATTGGCCTGCTGACGCTGGCGACGCAGCCAGTTAATTTCCACCAGAGCCAACTGCTGACGGACGCGATCGAGCGCACCGAAGACGGTCAGCTCCGCCTGACCTTGCAGCCAGGTTGTAAGCTGAAGGCGGTACTGTGCGCGCAGCGCGGTCAAGTCCTGCCCGATGCCGTTCCCTGCCTGATAAAAGAGAACGGGCAGGCACAGCAGTAACGTCAGCATGATGGCACCAAGCGTCAGAGCCAGCGAACCATCAATGAAGCTCAGACCGTAACAAACGATAAGAATGACGGCGAAGGCGCTGATGATGGGTGAAATAACACGAAGATAAAGATGATCGAGTGTATCAACGTCAGCCACGAGCCGGTTTAGTAGTTCGGCCTGACGAAATTGTGCTAGTCCTCCGGGGGAGAGCGGCAGAATGCGGGAGAATGTGAAAACGCGTAGACGCAGTAAAACGCGGAATGTGGCATCGTGGCTGACGACTCTTTCACCATAGCGTCCAGCCGTACGCGCGATGGCAGCGCCCCGCACGCCAGCGGCGGGCAGCATGTAGTTAAAAGTAAGTAGCCCGACGATCCCTGCCAGTGCGGAGCCCGCTAGAAACCAGCCGGATAGGGCGAGTAGACCGATGCTGGCCAGCATAGTAGCAATCGCCAGCACCACGCCCAGACTCAAATACCAGAAGTGCTGACGGTAAAGTGCCAGAAACGGTTTTAATACCCGCATCGTTTTCATCTGAGACATTACAGCGCCTCCTGTCGTTGTGCCAGCAGCGCCGCGAAGGGGCCTATTTCGGCTTGGAGTGTTTGATAATCCCCCTGTTGAACTAACCGACCGCTTTCCATCACCCAAATTGCATCATACTCGGTGATATCGGTGAGCTGATGTGTGATTAGCAGCGTAGTCTGGGAACGTGCAGCCTCGTTCAGCGCCGTCATAACGAGCTCCTCGCTATGGGCATCCAGGCTGGCTGATGGTTCGTCCAGCAGCAGTAAATTACAAGGATGAATGAGTGCACGGGCAACGGCGACTCGCTGTGCTTGCCCAACGGATAAACGCGCGGCACCGTCACCGATCGTGGTTTCCAACCCCTGTGGAAGCTGTGGTAAAAATTCTTGCACATAAGCGCGCTCAATCGCCTGCTGCAACGCCACGATACTGGCCTGCGGATTGCCTAGCAGAATATTGCTGCGCAGCGTCTGTTCCGGCAAATGGGGGTTTTGTCCAACCCAACTCAACTGCTTTCGCCATGATTCAGGCGTAAGCACGTTCAATGCCTGACCATTCACTGTTAATGAACCGCGATAAGGCAGGAACCCCAGTAGCGCATTAAGCAGAGAGCTTTTCCCTGCTCCGCTGATACCGACCAGCGCGATACGTTCGCCTGCACGAATATCGAACGTCAACGGTTGAGTCAATGGTGTGCCATTCGGTGCGAGGACAACCAGGTCTTCCGCTTTAATGGCAATCGCGGTATTGCTGCTGAATTCGTGTGCGCCTCCGCCGACTGTCTCACCTTCCTCTGCCAAAAAAGTCACCAGCGATTCTGCTGCGCCAATAGCCTGTGCCTTGGCATGATAGAAAGTGCCCAAGTCGCGTAAAGGCTGAAAGAATTCAGGTGCCAGAATCAGCACGAGAAAACCGGCGAAGAGCGTCACGCCCATTCCATAATGGCCAAAATTCAGCTCACCGAGATAAGAAAAACCGAAATAGACAGCGACAACCGCGATCGAAATGGAGGCAAAAAATTCAAGGACGCCCGAGGAGAGAAACGCCATGCGCAGCACTTCCATGGTGCGGCTACGGAAATCTTCGGAAGCATGGCGGATTTGTTCGGTTTCAGCCTGACCGCGATGAAACAAACGTAGCGTCTCCATCCCGCGTAGGCGGTCAAGGAAGTGTCCGCTCAGGCGAGCTAACGCCAGAAAGTTTTGCCGGTTGGCATCCGCTGCGCCCATACCGACCAGCGCCATAAACAAAGGGATGAGTGGTGCTGTCAGAAGTAAAATCAGACCCGCTGCCCAGTTGAGCGGAAAGATCGTGATCAAGATAAGTAGCGGGATCAGAGCGGCAAGATACATTTGCGGCAGATAGCGGGCGTAATAATCCTGCATATCATCAACCTGCTCAAGAATCATCGTTGCCCAACTGCCAGCGGGTCTACCCTGTACCCAGGCTGGGCCAAGCTGTTGCAATCGATCCAATACCAGTTTACGAATGTGCTGCCGAACCGCTTGTCCGCAAAGAAAACCAACACGCTCGCGTAACAAACTATTGAGTGCGCGCAGAATAAATGTGGCGATTAGCAGAAGAAAGGGGGAGAGCAGGGATTCACGTGGGACATGATCGATGATCAAGGCATGAAGCAAGGTGGCTAACAGCCAGGCTTGTGCCACGATTAACGCGCCGCTCAGGAATCCAAGCAGCCGTGAAAGCCGTAGCCAACGTTGCGCCAGCTTACTTTGCTGTTTCAGCCAGGCGGTCAGTTCTTGCTGTCTGGTTTTTTTCATCAGGCACCAGTTCGTTATGTTGCAGAAATGGACTTAACAGAAAATAACTCTTATGTAACCATGAGTTAACAAAATTATCTTCTATCATGCAGAATGCCGCCATGTTACCGCGAGCGGGACGCGCTGCAAATGAAAAGGAGAGGGGAAATAGGGTAGGCGATCAATTTTTGTGTTGCGGAAGGCAAATCGGAAGGAAGAAAACGGAACGGCAGTTGCCGCTCCGTTTCAGTATCGTACTACTTATTGACGGTCAGTCCGTCCAGGTAGCGCTCAGCATCCAGTGCAGCCATACAGCCTGTACCCGCGGAAGTAATCGCCTGACGGTAGATGTGGTCCATTACGTCGCCTGCGGCAAAGACACCAGGAATGCTGGTTTGTGTCGCATTGCCGTGAATGCCGGATTGCACTTTGATATAACCGTTTTCCAACGCCAGTTGACCGCCGAAC
Proteins encoded in this window:
- the cydC gene encoding cysteine/glutathione ABC transporter ATP-binding protein/permease CydC, with translation MSQMKTMRVLKPFLALYRQHFWYLSLGVVLAIATMLASIGLLALSGWFLAGSALAGIVGLLTFNYMLPAAGVRGAAIARTAGRYGERVVSHDATFRVLLRLRVFTFSRILPLSPGGLAQFRQAELLNRLVADVDTLDHLYLRVISPIISAFAVILIVCYGLSFIDGSLALTLGAIMLTLLLCLPVLFYQAGNGIGQDLTALRAQYRLQLTTWLQGQAELTVFGALDRVRQQLALVEINWLRRQRQQANLTGLSQAVMILCSGLTVTLILWLAADGVGGNPQPGALIALFVFASLAAFEALAPVTVAFQHMGQVIASAARVDQIIRQPVDVTFPMHGPQTSRTASLELSHVGFTYPGQPQPVLQNISLSIQPGEHLALLGRTGCGKSTLLQLLTRAWNCEYGDITLNGHALTDWREEDLRAMMSVVPQRVHIFSATLRDNLLLAAPTAPDEKLAEVLQQVGLEKLLENEGLNAWLGEGGRQLSGGEQRRIALARALLHDAPLVLLDEPTEGLDAETEKRILQLLRQHCADKTLIVITHRLYGLESMDRICILDDGKVIEQGSHQALMAQQGRYWQFRQHV
- the cydD gene encoding cysteine/glutathione ABC transporter permease/ATP-binding protein CydD; translation: MKKTRQQELTAWLKQQSKLAQRWLRLSRLLGFLSGALIVAQAWLLATLLHALIIDHVPRESLLSPFLLLIATFILRALNSLLRERVGFLCGQAVRQHIRKLVLDRLQQLGPAWVQGRPAGSWATMILEQVDDMQDYYARYLPQMYLAALIPLLILITIFPLNWAAGLILLLTAPLIPLFMALVGMGAADANRQNFLALARLSGHFLDRLRGMETLRLFHRGQAETEQIRHASEDFRSRTMEVLRMAFLSSGVLEFFASISIAVVAVYFGFSYLGELNFGHYGMGVTLFAGFLVLILAPEFFQPLRDLGTFYHAKAQAIGAAESLVTFLAEEGETVGGGAHEFSSNTAIAIKAEDLVVLAPNGTPLTQPLTFDIRAGERIALVGISGAGKSSLLNALLGFLPYRGSLTVNGQALNVLTPESWRKQLSWVGQNPHLPEQTLRSNILLGNPQASIVALQQAIERAYVQEFLPQLPQGLETTIGDGAARLSVGQAQRVAVARALIHPCNLLLLDEPSASLDAHSEELVMTALNEAARSQTTLLITHQLTDITEYDAIWVMESGRLVQQGDYQTLQAEIGPFAALLAQRQEAL